In Grus americana isolate bGruAme1 chromosome 28, bGruAme1.mat, whole genome shotgun sequence, a single window of DNA contains:
- the BSG gene encoding basigin translates to MAAGAVVPRGLLAVLLLLGELAVGVVGTSPDIKTQVTGTSGKLILTCNMTAPYPAIEGHEWMHGDKILQTDMDTSAFTSYTIEGKMEEHSGVYECVYKTSPVIKGQVNVSVPPQVMAYKKSEHGNEGDTGVLTCKNPSFPPVSSWLWYKNGQDPIINGSGRYIIKSSGNKTELRILKLNIEEDAGDYHCNATNSYGSGGAMVNLRVRSRLAALWPFLGIVAEVLVLVTIIFIYEKRRKPDEVLDDDDGGSAPLKSNATNHKDKNVRQRNAN, encoded by the exons ATGGCGGCGGGTGCGGTGGTGCCGCGCGGCCTCCTGGCGgtgctcctcctcctcggcgAGCTGGCTGTTGGCGTCGTGGGCACAA GTCCAGACATCAAAACTCAGGTAACTGGCACTTCTGGCAAGCTGATCCTCACCTGTAACATGACTGCGCCTTACCCTGCCATCGAGGGTCACGAGTGGATGCATGGGGACAAGATACTTCAAACGGACATGGACACAAGTGCTTTCACCAGTTACAC AATCGAGGGGAAGATGGAAGAGCACTCTGGTGTCTATGAATGTGTCTACAAAACAAGCCCCGTGATAAAAGGACAAGTGAATGTTTCAG TTCCACCCCAAGTGATGGCATACAAGAAGTCTGAGCATGGAAATGAGGGGGACACTGGTGTGCTGACCTGCAAGAATCCCTCTTTCCCCCCTGTCAGCTCTTGGCTCTGGTACAAAAATGGTCAAGAT cccatCATCAATGGTTCTGGTCGATACATTATCAAGTCCAGTGGCAACAAGACGGAGTTACGCATTCTTAAGCTGAACATTGAGGAAGATGCAGGTGACTACCACTGCAATGCCACCAACTCTTATGGCTCTGGTGGTGCCATGGTAAACCTGCGTGTACGCAGCCGCCTGGCAGCACTCTGGCCCTTCCTGGGTATTGTGGCAGAAGTCCTCGTTCTTGTCACCATCATCTTCATCTatgagaagaggaggaagccaGATGAGGTTCTTGATG ATGATGATGGAGGCTCTGCACCACT gaaAAGCAATGCCACAAACCACAAGGACAAGAATGTCCGCCAGCGAAATGCTAACTGA
- the CDC34 gene encoding ubiquitin-conjugating enzyme E2 R1 — protein sequence MARPVVPSSQKALLLELKGLQEEPVEGFRVNLVDEGDLYNWEVAIFGPPNTYYEGGYFKARLRFPIDYPYSPPAFRFLTKMWHPNIYETGDVCISILHPPVDDPQSGELPSERWNPTQNVRTILLSVISLLNEPNTFSPANVDASVMYRKWKESKGKDREYTDIIRKQVLGTKVDAERDGVKVPTTLAEYCVKTKTPAPDEGSDLFYDDYYEDDEMEEEADSCYGDEDDSGNEES from the exons ATGGCGCGGCCCGTCGTGCCCAGCTCGCAGAAggcgctgctgctggagctcaaagggctgcaggaggagcccGTGGAAGGGTTCCGGGTCAACCTGGTGGACGAGGGGGACCTCTACAACTGGGAGGTGGCCATCTTCGGCCCCCCGAACACCTACTATGAGGGCGGGTACTTCAAG GCTCGTCTCCGTTTTCCCATTGACTACCCCTATTCTCCTCCTGCCTTTAGGTTCTTAACCAAAATGTGGCACCCCAACATCTACGAG ACTGGCGACGTCTGCATCTCCATCCTGCACCCGCCAGTGGACGACCCGCAGAGCGGGGAGCTGCCATCAGAGCGGTGGAACCCCACCCAGAACGTGCG GACCATTCTCCTGAGCGTGATCTCGCTGCTGAATGAGCCCAACACGTTTTCTCCAGCCAACGTGGACGCCTCCGTGATGTACCGCAAGTGGAAGGAGAGCAAAGGGAAGGACCGGGAGTACACGGACATCATCAG GAAGCAAGTCTTGGGCACGAAGGTGGACGCTGAGCGGGATGGCGTGAAGGTCCCCACCACGCTGGCAGAGTACTGTGTGAAGACCAAGACTCCAGCCCCAGATGAGGGCTCGGACCTCTTCTATGATGACTATTATGAGGATGATGagatggaggaggaagcagaCAGCTGTTACGGTGATGAGGATGACTCCGGCAATGAGGAATCTTGA
- the TPGS1 gene encoding tubulin polyglutamylase complex subunit 1: MGRSSKGSFHSNPEPVSFQLGLGRPAGPHRPRARRGSPERPQRLPRARLLRAGHLPGVVMAAGEVSFGPRSRWWPAASPNGGALACLLAHRLAASMQDGGAGTSRPGGTAVQDGRNRPSPPAAKMAAYEKRRAAAAPAPTPAPAAGSGLAEPARAAVAADGLGNEAEFLLRAGVTAMVREALLKVLEARPEEPVSFLADYFERLVLGSPGAAGEAAAELPGPPQRLARALWYVRLAHHSHRTAFDSNAGAAYEVLGAGGRRRKAGVDGRLYSELLRRICQHGGAPAEAAAALLGRVRCRDHEAVPFDVFRYGVLTCFVLLEFAAKADALFGILDGGSGTADGRVCQAVLRALEDALGTGHFSLPSRYLEAGSKLGPDGLALAMDRALQERKLGSSMSREEFLKKATALFVAKVKPVE, from the exons ATGGGGCGCTCCAGTAAAGGATCGTTTCATTCGAACCCTGAGCCAGTGTCCtttcagctggggctggggcggcCTGCGGGCCCTCACCGgccccgggcgcggcgcgggTCACCGGAGCGTCCGCAGCGACTGCCGCGGGCTCGGTTGCTACGGGCGGGGCACCTGCCCGGAGTAGTCATGGCGGCCGGGGAGGTTTCCTTTGGCCCACGCTCAAGATGGTGGCCCGCAGCCTCGCCCAATGGCGGCGCGCTCGCCTGTCTTCTCGCCCACCGATTGGCTGCCAGTAtgcaagatggcggcgcgggAACTTCCCGCCCCGGCGGAACGGCGGTCCAAGATGGTCGGAACCGGCCGTCGCCGCCCGCAGCCAAGATGGCGGCGTACGAGAAGCGGCGGGCGGCTGCCGCCCCGGCCCCGACCCCAGCCCCGGCGGCTGGCAGCGGGCTGGCGGAGCCGGCTcgggcggcggtggcggccGACGGGCTGGGGAACGAGGCGGAGTTCCTGCTGCGGGCCGGGGTCACCGCCATGGTGCGGGAGGCGCTGCTGAAGGTGCTGGAGGCGCGGCCCGAAGAGCCCGTCTCCTTCTTGGCCGACTACTTCGAGCGTctggtgctgggcagccccggcgcggcgggcgAGGCCGCCGCGGAGCTCCCAGGGCCGCCGCAGCGCCTGGCCCGGGCGCTGTGGTACGTGCGCCTGGCTCACCACTCCCACAG GACGGCCTTCGACAGCAACGCCGGCGCGGCCTACGAGGTGTTGGGCGCCGGTGGCCGGCGGCGGAAGGCAGGCGTGGACGGGCGGCTGTACAGCGAGCTGCTGCGGCGCATCTGTCAGCACGGGGGAGCGCCCGCGGAGGCGGCAGCGGCGCTGCTGGGCCGGGTCCGCTGCCGTGACCATGAGGCCGTACCTTTCGACGTCTTCCGCTACGGCGTCCTCACCTGCTTCGTGCTGCTGGAGTTCGCGGCCAAGGCGGACGCGCTCTTTGGCATCCTGGATGGCGGCTCCGGCACCGCCGATGGCAGGGTTTGCCAGGCCGTGCTGCGGGCGCTGGAGGACGCGTTGGGCACTGGCCACTTCTCTCTCCCCAGCCGCTACCTGGAGGCCGGCTCCAAGCTGGGGCCGGACGGTCTGGCCCTGGCCATGGACCGGGCACTGCAGGAGAGGAAGCTCGGCAGCTCCATGAGCAGGGAGGAGTTCCTGAAGAAAGCCACTGCCTTGTTCGTGGCAAAAGTGAAGCCCGTCGAGTAA
- the MADCAM1 gene encoding mucosal addressin cell adhesion molecule 1 — protein MLLALWVMEPAPLFLLLLSVLWGCSGRPADKLSVMPQEPVVRYGGSVQLNCSLACTGGTVQWKGLDTNPGIITSFPTHSVLHISSAVVAMEGTKICLGTCHGQHYQHSVYLWVYALPDTLQLEAEPRALEPGQPTRLRCSARRVYPLIGLVLTWYRGDQALGEADFDDTETDEQLFNIVSTLPVAGEEVGEGVEFRCEVTLRVGQETFTRVASMVASAGGGMEQPVAMATSTVAATTGSPSTAGPATTTALSPEPSVPTRNPSTALTTTPREPDAETILELAAATDPPSTERPAFRDLIAASPTAHLATTMLPGPGTTRPPAEVQGMPVDSITLESLPAKNGTGLSVGTVSDCSLQIWSLPPNGTRGRALRIVCHARCAGNTTVRWLRTPVALSQYREEVAGSSSALQLDHAEPRHQGHYQCVLLGHRSQVVSLQLTVLDDSFSAGPAIAMGTMVSLLGLILAGIVSRCLWKRFRSQYELP, from the exons ATGCTGCTGGCTCTGTGGGTGATGGAGCCggctcctctcttcctcctcctcctcagcgtgctgtggggctgcagcg GGCGACCCGCTGACAAGCTGTCGGTGATGCCGCAGGAGCCGGTGGTGCGGTACGGGGGCTCGGTGCAGCTGAACTGCTCCCTGGCCTGCACGGGGGGCACGGTGCAGTGGAAGGGGCTGGACACCAACCCGGGGATCAtcacctccttccccacccaCAGCGTCCTGCACATCAGCAGCGCCGTGGTCGCCATGGAGGGCACCAAGATCTGCCTGGGGACCTGCCACGGGCAGCACTACCAGCACTCTGTCTACCTGTGGGTCTACG CCCTCCCAGACAcgctgcagctggaggcagagccCCGTGCCCTGGAGCCGGGGCAGCCTACGCGCCTGCGCTGCTCGGCCCGGCGAGTGTACCCGCTCATAGGGCTGGTGCTCACCTGGTACCGAGGGGACCAAGCGCTGGGAGAGGCAGACTTCGATGACACGGAGACGGACGAGCAGCTGTTCAACATTGTGTCCACGCTGCCAGTGGccggggaggaggtgggagaaggagTGGAGTTCAGGTGCGAGGTGACGCTGAGAGTGGGACAGGAGACCTTCACCCGAGTGGCATCTATGGTGGCAAGCGCTGGGG GTGGGATGGAGCAGCCAGTGGCCATGGCCACCTCCACAGTGGCGGCTACAACAGGGAGCCCCAGCACAGCCGGGCCTGCGACCACCACAGCGCTGTCCCCAGAGCCGAGTGTCCCCACACGCaatcccagcacagccctgaccACCACGCCGCGGGAGCCCGATGCTGAAACCATcctggagctggctgctgccactGACCCCCCCTCCACAGAGCGCCCTGCTTTCCGGGACCTCATCGCAGCCAGTCCCACGGCACATCTGGCCACCACCATGCTCCCTGGCCCCGGCACCACGAGACCCCCGGCTGAGGTGCAGGGGATGCCTGTGGACAGCATCACCTTGGAATCTCTCCCAGCGAAGAATGGGACAGGGCTGTCCGTGGGGACAGTGTCCGACTGCAGCCTGCAGATCTGGTCGCTGCCTCCCAACGGGACGCGAGGCAGGGCCCTGCGCATTGTGTGCCACGCGCGGTGCGCTGGGAACACCACCGTGCGCTGGCTGCGGACCCCCGTGGCCCTCTCGCAGTACCGGGAGGAGGTGGCGGGCAGCAGCTCTGCGCTGCAGCTGGACCATGCCGAGCCCCGGCACCAGGGCCATTACCAGTGCGTCCTGCTCGGCCACCGCTCCCAGGTGGTCAGTCTGCAGCTGACGGTCTTGGATG ATTCATTCAGCGCGGGCCCTGCCATCGCCATGGGGACAATGGTCTCGCTGTTGGGACTGATCCTGGCCGGCATAGTGTCACGTTGCCTGTGGAAACGATTCAGATCTCAGTACGAGCTGCCGTAG